In Podospora pseudocomata strain CBS 415.72m chromosome 4, whole genome shotgun sequence, the genomic stretch aggaaatcACTCGGTGCATCTCCGCCACCTTGTCCTGATCTTCTCGAGTCTTCTTACCGTAAGGAGGGCGGGCTTGACCGCGTCCATGGGCGACAGCCGCACCTCggagttgatgttgaggagcCCCTCCAGCCCGCAGGGGGACCAGACGGTCGACTCGACGCCAAAGGTGTCCGTCTTGAGGTAGTTGTCGTCGTAGGGGCCCTTGAGCGTGAGGGTCGAGGTGATctgcgggtggtggtgttgatggttaGCATCGATCTCGGTTCGTTCGTGAGCAGAGTATGAGGGGCCTGACTGACCTGCTTGGAGTCGCCCGAGAAGTAGtaggtggctttgcaggtgccCGTGTCTCCGGCGGGGATCTGAGCGTACCCGCGGTAGTCGGCCTTGAAGACGGAGAACTGGTAGCCCTGGGGGTACTTGATCTTGACGTTGAGCTGGCAGTTCTTGCGGTAGTTGGACGCGCTGATGCCCTGCCCGGCTTGCGCAACAAAGTTGGCGTACAGCAGCGTGATGGTGGTCAGGTCAGAAGAGAGCTGGCCCGAGACAGTACCAGCAGGGCAACCGGAGC encodes the following:
- a CDS encoding hypothetical protein (COG:S; EggNog:ENOG503P48K) → MKLSILPLVAGLATASPVLVDPLADTPSGHEVSIVGLAFAGSGCPAGTVSGQLSSDLTTITLLYANFVAQAGQGISASNYRKNCQLNVKIKYPQGYQFSVFKADYRGYAQIPAGDTGTCKATYYFSGDSKQITSTLTLKGPYDDNYLKTDTFGVESTVWSPCGLEGLLNINSEVRLSPMDAVKPALLTVDSTDLKFVQKHYLQWQKCEE